From the genome of Flavobacterium luteolum, one region includes:
- the secG gene encoding preprotein translocase subunit SecG: MSTFSIFLVLITIVCFLLIVVIMVQNPKGGGLSSTISGTQMLGGVQKTTDFLDKSTWTLATVLIVLILLSSLSFSGSLSDTESKIIDKTEAPVNAPAAPAQGTTPAPATPAPAK, from the coding sequence ATGAGCACATTTTCAATTTTTTTAGTTTTAATCACAATAGTTTGTTTTCTATTGATCGTAGTTATCATGGTACAAAACCCTAAAGGAGGCGGATTGTCTTCTACAATCAGCGGAACGCAGATGTTAGGTGGAGTACAAAAAACAACTGACTTTTTAGACAAAAGTACTTGGACTTTGGCTACTGTTTTAATTGTGCTAATTTTACTTTCAAGCTTAAGCTTCTCTGGATCTTTAAGCGATACTGAATCTAAAATCATTGATAAAACTGAAGCTCCTGTAAATGCACCTGCTGCTCCAGCACAAGGAACTACTCCTGCGCCTGCAACACCTGCACCAGCAAAATAA
- a CDS encoding tetratricopeptide repeat protein, translating into MNVSDYTYLMNKPDAITEKQADALGSVLNEFPYFQSARALRLKGLYNQNSFKYNYALKVTAAHTADRSVLFDFITSEAFTSIQNDFYEQKLRDLLEITVFDSEIISPEQIQKAIEIKTDIEEQAVSEIIKETPISTIETPSFTKIEEPIKTQEPVKAEEPVIIEEPKKVPEIDPSIFLAIKEAHSITFEKPIIIEEPKKLPEIDPSIFLAIKEAHSVSFEKPVIETENKIDAVDSVSNIEEENEILSEEEIEEETIITEEPKIDRIENSILSSIKVSETPSITEPESIITIEEHKFDRIENSILSSIKESEAATTEQSAKAEEIKAEPIIEEPILNSVEEEEDDSVIEEMIIPEFKMNSVERSILSSIKEAETKKPAEPKEAIQEVIKAEDREEDKEEEIREENEEPIEEIIEEEEPNEPAKTAAEHLEIGKPLDFSLSEKHSFQEWLQLSRTEPIDRSNELSPEEQAKIEAAKEEERQKKAEIIDKFIETNPKISPIKPGTSAPAVQIETTIEDNSYLMTETLARVYLEQKKYTKAIQAYEILILKYPEKITFFADRISDIKILQQNNNNNN; encoded by the coding sequence ATGAACGTTAGCGATTATACCTACTTAATGAACAAACCCGATGCTATTACTGAAAAGCAGGCGGATGCATTAGGCAGTGTTTTGAATGAATTTCCGTATTTTCAAAGTGCACGCGCATTGCGATTAAAAGGACTTTACAATCAAAACAGTTTTAAGTATAATTATGCTTTAAAGGTAACAGCAGCGCATACTGCTGATCGTTCTGTTCTATTTGATTTTATTACTTCTGAAGCTTTCACTTCTATTCAGAATGATTTCTACGAGCAAAAACTGAGAGATCTTCTTGAAATCACTGTTTTTGACAGTGAAATCATTTCGCCTGAACAAATTCAGAAAGCTATTGAAATAAAAACAGACATTGAAGAACAAGCTGTTTCTGAAATAATAAAAGAAACTCCAATTTCTACTATAGAAACTCCTTCATTTACAAAAATCGAAGAGCCAATTAAAACGCAGGAACCAGTAAAAGCGGAAGAACCTGTCATTATTGAAGAACCTAAAAAAGTTCCTGAAATTGACCCTTCTATTTTTCTGGCTATAAAAGAAGCACATTCTATTACTTTTGAAAAACCAATAATAATAGAAGAGCCAAAAAAACTTCCAGAAATAGATCCGTCTATTTTTCTTGCTATTAAAGAAGCGCATTCCGTTAGTTTTGAAAAACCAGTAATCGAAACAGAAAATAAAATTGATGCTGTTGATTCAGTCTCAAATATTGAGGAAGAAAATGAAATCTTATCAGAAGAAGAAATAGAAGAAGAAACGATAATAACAGAAGAACCTAAAATAGACCGTATTGAAAACTCTATTTTAAGTTCTATTAAAGTTTCTGAAACTCCTTCTATAACTGAACCTGAATCTATAATTACAATTGAAGAGCATAAATTTGATCGTATTGAAAATTCTATTTTAAGTTCGATCAAAGAATCAGAAGCCGCAACTACTGAACAATCTGCAAAAGCTGAGGAAATAAAAGCTGAACCTATTATAGAAGAGCCTATTTTAAATTCGGTTGAAGAAGAGGAAGACGACAGCGTTATCGAAGAAATGATTATTCCAGAATTTAAAATGAATTCTGTTGAGCGATCTATTCTCTCTTCGATTAAAGAAGCTGAAACAAAAAAACCTGCAGAACCAAAAGAAGCAATTCAAGAGGTTATCAAAGCTGAGGATCGCGAAGAAGATAAAGAAGAAGAGATTAGAGAGGAAAATGAAGAGCCGATCGAAGAAATAATCGAAGAAGAAGAGCCTAATGAACCTGCAAAAACGGCTGCTGAACATTTAGAAATTGGAAAACCTTTGGATTTTTCTCTTAGCGAAAAACATTCGTTCCAAGAATGGCTTCAATTATCTCGAACAGAACCAATTGACCGCTCAAACGAACTTTCTCCAGAAGAACAAGCAAAAATAGAAGCTGCTAAAGAAGAAGAGAGACAAAAGAAGGCTGAAATTATCGATAAATTTATCGAAACCAATCCGAAAATATCTCCAATTAAACCTGGAACAAGTGCTCCAGCAGTCCAAATTGAGACTACTATAGAGGACAATTCGTATCTAATGACCGAGACTTTGGCCAGAGTATATCTGGAACAAAAGAAATATACAAAAGCAATTCAAGCTTATGAAATATTAATTTTGAAATATCCAGAAAAAATTACTTTCTTTGCAGACCGCATATCGGATATAAAGATTTTACAACAAAATAACAATAACAATAATTAA
- a CDS encoding LptE family protein: MKKIYSLFALLSLFMLSGCSVYNFTGTGKIDAKTFQVNFFQNNADLIEPGIDRTFTLALQDLIMNQTNLNLVSNGGDLVYEGEITDYRITPMTATADQQAAQNRLSIRVNVRFMNKKKETDDFEKSFEFYYDFPGRDLPTGSVLSEAIRVIFERITQDIFNESLAKW; the protein is encoded by the coding sequence ATGAAAAAAATATATTCTCTTTTTGCACTTTTAAGCCTTTTTATGTTGAGTGGCTGTTCTGTTTATAACTTTACAGGAACTGGAAAAATCGATGCTAAAACATTTCAAGTTAACTTCTTTCAAAATAATGCCGATTTAATTGAACCTGGAATCGATAGAACTTTTACCTTGGCTTTGCAGGATTTGATTATGAATCAAACCAATTTAAATTTAGTCAGTAATGGAGGTGATTTGGTTTATGAAGGAGAAATTACAGATTACAGAATTACTCCAATGACAGCAACTGCCGATCAGCAAGCTGCTCAAAACCGTTTATCGATTCGTGTTAATGTTCGTTTTATGAATAAAAAGAAAGAAACAGATGATTTTGAGAAATCTTTTGAATTCTATTATGATTTCCCAGGAAGAGACTTACCAACAGGATCTGTTTTAAGTGAAGCAATTAGAGTTATTTTTGAAAGAATTACACAAGATATCTTTAATGAGTCATTAGCAAAATGGTAG
- a CDS encoding sigma-54 interaction domain-containing protein, whose translation METVQAIKQRFEIIGNDPKLNRAIEKAIQVAPTDISVMVTGESGVGKENIPRIIHSLSHRKHGKYIAVNCGAIPEGTIDSELFGHEKGAFTGATSTREGYFEVADGGTIFLDEVGELPLTTQVRLLRVLENGEFIKVGSSQVQKTNVRIVAATNVNLFNAIEKGKFREDLYYRLSTVEITLPPLRERKDDIHLLFRKFVADFAHKYKMPPLRLDDDAVQLLQKFRWSGNIRQLRNVAEQISVLETNRDISLATLQSYLPAEGSNLPSVINDSKKESDFSTERDILYKVLFDMRSDLNDLKKLTLELMKNGTSKVQDINPNLIQKIYGNQQNDSEIDFEEEPRTAVMTTPAVREDNYQMQDDNYLFAETIEEEEVLRLEQKEIEMIKKSLEKNKGKRKAAADELGISERTLYRKIKQFDL comes from the coding sequence ATGGAAACAGTTCAAGCAATAAAACAGCGATTTGAGATTATTGGAAATGATCCGAAATTAAATCGTGCCATTGAAAAAGCCATTCAGGTTGCTCCAACTGATATTTCGGTTATGGTAACTGGGGAAAGTGGCGTTGGTAAAGAAAATATTCCAAGAATTATACATTCGCTTTCACACAGAAAGCATGGTAAATATATTGCCGTAAACTGCGGTGCAATTCCTGAGGGAACTATTGACAGTGAACTTTTTGGTCACGAAAAAGGTGCATTTACAGGTGCAACAAGTACTCGTGAAGGTTATTTTGAAGTGGCCGATGGCGGAACAATTTTTCTCGATGAAGTTGGTGAATTGCCACTGACTACTCAAGTAAGATTACTTCGTGTACTTGAAAATGGTGAATTTATAAAAGTAGGTTCCTCTCAGGTTCAAAAAACAAATGTTCGTATTGTTGCAGCAACCAATGTGAACTTATTTAATGCTATTGAAAAAGGTAAATTTCGTGAAGATTTGTACTACCGTTTAAGCACTGTAGAAATTACTTTACCTCCTTTAAGAGAAAGAAAGGACGATATTCATTTGTTGTTCAGAAAATTTGTGGCCGATTTTGCCCATAAATATAAAATGCCGCCTTTAAGATTGGACGATGATGCTGTTCAGCTTTTACAAAAATTCAGATGGAGTGGAAACATTCGTCAATTGCGAAATGTCGCTGAGCAGATTTCTGTTTTAGAAACGAATCGAGATATCAGTCTTGCTACTTTACAATCGTACTTGCCTGCTGAAGGAAGCAATTTACCTTCTGTTATTAATGACAGCAAAAAAGAAAGCGATTTCAGTACGGAAAGAGACATCTTATACAAAGTGCTTTTTGATATGAGAAGCGATTTGAACGATTTGAAAAAACTGACTTTGGAGTTAATGAAAAACGGAACTTCTAAAGTACAGGATATCAATCCGAATCTGATTCAGAAAATATACGGAAATCAGCAGAATGACAGCGAAATTGATTTTGAGGAAGAACCAAGAACCGCTGTTATGACAACTCCTGCTGTACGTGAAGATAATTATCAGATGCAAGATGACAATTACTTGTTTGCTGAAACTATCGAGGAAGAAGAAGTTTTACGTTTAGAGCAAAAGGAAATTGAAATGATCAAAAAATCATTAGAAAAAAACAAAGGAAAACGTAAAGCTGCGGCAGATGAACTTGGTATTTCCGAAAGAACTTTATATCGTAAAATCAAGCAATTCGACCTATAA
- a CDS encoding GxxExxY protein, which yields MQHYKENDTYKIIGICMEVHRNLGPGLLEVVYKDALELEFKQNNIPFEREKEYSIEYKGIILPHKFYADFIINEDIVLEVKAIKEFSNEHIAQILNYIKLSDSEVGLLVNFQTKSLQYKRYIL from the coding sequence ATGCAACACTATAAAGAAAACGACACTTACAAGATTATTGGAATTTGTATGGAAGTTCACAGAAATCTTGGACCAGGTTTGTTAGAAGTAGTTTACAAAGACGCTTTAGAATTAGAATTTAAACAAAATAATATTCCTTTCGAAAGAGAAAAAGAATATTCAATTGAATATAAAGGAATTATTTTACCTCATAAATTTTATGCAGATTTCATTATTAATGAAGACATTGTTTTAGAGGTGAAAGCAATAAAAGAATTTTCAAATGAACATATTGCTCAGATTTTAAATTACATAAAACTATCAGATTCAGAAGTAGGATTGCTTGTAAATTTTCAAACAAAATCTCTACAATACAAAAGATATATTTTATAA
- the miaB gene encoding tRNA (N6-isopentenyl adenosine(37)-C2)-methylthiotransferase MiaB: MEKIIEESKQGESLVLENKPENTKKLFIESYGCAMNFSDSEVVASILSDGGYNTTSVLEEADLVLVNTCSIRDKAEQTIRKRLEKYNAVKRTNPKMKVGVLGCMAERLKSQFLEEEKIVDLVVGPDAYKDLPNLLAEVEEGRDAINVILSKEETYGDISPVRLMSNGITALVSITRGCDNMCTFCVVPFTRGRERSREPQSIMNEIKDLWEKGFKEITLLGQNVDSYLWYGGGLKKDFVNASEMQKATAVDFDQLLEMVAVGFPKMRIRFSTSNPQDMHESILHVIAKYPNICKHIHLPVQSGSNRILKEMNRLHSREEYMALIDKIKAIIPDASISQDMIAGFPTETEEDHQDTMSLMEYVKYNFGYMYSYSERPGTLAGRKMKDDVEEETKARRLQEIVDLQQKHAWFRSEEFVGKTVEVLVEKVSKKSKDEFSGRNSQSITVVFPKENYKIGDFVNVKITSCTSGTLKGEAVGLSSMN, from the coding sequence ATGGAAAAGATTATTGAAGAAAGCAAACAAGGCGAAAGTCTTGTTTTGGAAAATAAACCTGAGAATACTAAAAAGCTATTTATAGAGAGTTACGGCTGTGCGATGAATTTTTCGGACAGTGAAGTCGTAGCTTCCATTTTGTCTGACGGAGGATATAACACAACTTCAGTTCTTGAAGAAGCCGATTTGGTTTTGGTAAACACTTGCTCTATTCGCGATAAAGCAGAACAAACTATTCGCAAGCGTTTAGAGAAATATAATGCAGTAAAGCGTACTAATCCGAAAATGAAAGTGGGCGTTTTGGGCTGTATGGCTGAGCGTTTGAAAAGTCAGTTTTTGGAAGAAGAGAAAATAGTTGATCTTGTGGTTGGCCCAGATGCTTATAAAGATCTTCCGAATTTATTGGCTGAAGTTGAAGAAGGACGTGACGCCATTAATGTAATTTTATCAAAAGAAGAGACTTACGGAGATATTTCGCCTGTTCGTTTAATGAGCAACGGAATTACTGCTTTGGTTTCGATCACTCGCGGATGTGATAATATGTGTACGTTCTGCGTTGTGCCTTTTACACGTGGCCGTGAACGTAGCCGTGAGCCGCAAAGTATTATGAATGAAATTAAAGATCTTTGGGAAAAAGGCTTTAAAGAAATCACACTTTTAGGACAAAACGTTGACAGTTACCTTTGGTACGGTGGTGGATTGAAAAAAGATTTTGTAAATGCTTCTGAAATGCAAAAAGCAACTGCGGTCGATTTTGATCAATTGTTAGAAATGGTTGCTGTTGGTTTTCCTAAAATGCGTATTCGATTTTCGACTTCAAATCCGCAGGATATGCATGAGAGTATTCTTCATGTTATTGCGAAATATCCAAACATCTGCAAACATATTCACTTACCAGTTCAGTCTGGAAGTAACCGAATTTTGAAAGAAATGAATCGTCTGCATTCTCGTGAAGAATATATGGCTTTGATTGATAAAATTAAGGCGATTATTCCTGATGCTTCGATTTCGCAAGATATGATTGCTGGTTTTCCAACAGAAACTGAAGAAGACCACCAAGATACAATGAGCTTGATGGAATATGTAAAATATAATTTCGGTTATATGTATTCGTATTCTGAACGCCCTGGAACTTTGGCTGGAAGAAAAATGAAGGATGATGTTGAGGAAGAAACCAAAGCCAGAAGATTACAAGAAATTGTTGATTTACAACAAAAACACGCTTGGTTTAGAAGCGAAGAGTTTGTTGGAAAAACAGTTGAAGTTTTGGTAGAGAAAGTTTCTAAAAAATCTAAAGATGAATTTTCTGGAAGAAATTCTCAGAGTATTACAGTGGTTTTCCCAAAAGAGAATTATAAAATTGGAGATTTCGTAAACGTAAAAATCACAAGCTGTACTTCGGGAACTTTAAAAGGTGAAGCGGTTGGGCTTAGTAGCATGAATTAA
- the topA gene encoding type I DNA topoisomerase, whose protein sequence is MAKNLVIVESPAKAKTIEKFLGSDFQVESSYGHIADLPSKEIGVDVENGFKPKYEVSPDKKALVTKLKSLSKNAETVWLASDEDREGEAISWHLAEELKLDRKKTKRIVFHEITKSAILKAIDNPREIDYNLVNAQQARRVLDRLVGYELSPVLWRKIKGGLSAGRVQSVSVRLIVEREREIQSFNAVATYSIVAEFVNEAGKAFKAKLPKNFNTKKEAEDFLNQNIGSKYKVADLETKPTKKSPTAPFTTSTLQQEAARKLYLPVGITMQLAQRLYEAGLITYMRTDSVNLSKEAMDAAQAEIIKSYGKEFSKPRTFANKSKGAQEAHEAIRPTDMSRHTVNIDRDQARLYDLIWKRTLASQMSDAQLERTNVKIEADNHSEIFTASGEVLLFEGFLKVYLEGHDDDEEEQEGMLPALKVNEKLANNYITATERYSRPPARYTEASLVKKLEELGIGRPSTYAPTISTIINRNYVEKGTLEGVERNYTQLTLQNSKVGEKVLKENTGSDKGKLVPTDIGTIVTDFLVKNFGNILDYNFTAKVEQDFDEIAEGNIDWAKMMQDFYNKFHPNVKEVEANAERESGERILGKDADGRQVSVRLGKFGPMAQIGEADDEDKKFASLMADQNIGNITLEEALNLFLLPKSLGEYKGEEVEVNNGRYGPYVRHGSVFISLPRGEDPLNVSKERAQELIDEKALADAPIAVYKGEAVQKGVGRFGPFIKWNGLFVNVSKKYNFDNLSQADVEELIEDKLQKNIDKVIHNWEEEGIVVEKARWGRSVILKGKVKIELSKDVDATKLTLAQVQEMIAAKAPAKKAPAKKTAAKTTTAKKAPAKKTTAKKK, encoded by the coding sequence ATGGCAAAGAATTTAGTAATAGTGGAGTCACCTGCAAAGGCGAAAACGATCGAGAAATTTCTTGGGAGTGATTTTCAGGTGGAGTCAAGTTATGGACACATAGCGGACTTACCATCAAAGGAAATAGGAGTAGATGTAGAAAATGGTTTTAAACCTAAATATGAAGTTTCTCCGGATAAAAAAGCCTTGGTAACGAAGCTGAAGTCACTTTCTAAAAATGCCGAAACGGTTTGGTTAGCATCCGATGAGGACCGCGAGGGAGAGGCTATTTCATGGCACTTGGCGGAAGAATTAAAGCTAGATAGAAAAAAGACCAAACGAATTGTTTTTCATGAGATTACAAAATCTGCGATTCTCAAAGCAATCGATAATCCAAGAGAAATTGACTATAATTTAGTAAACGCACAACAAGCACGTCGTGTTTTAGACCGTTTAGTGGGTTACGAATTATCTCCGGTTTTATGGAGAAAAATTAAAGGCGGACTTTCAGCTGGTCGTGTACAGTCGGTTTCTGTGCGTTTGATTGTTGAAAGAGAACGCGAAATACAAAGTTTCAATGCAGTTGCAACTTATTCTATTGTTGCAGAATTTGTAAACGAAGCAGGAAAAGCTTTCAAAGCAAAACTTCCAAAAAACTTCAATACTAAAAAAGAAGCCGAAGATTTCTTAAATCAAAACATCGGTTCTAAATATAAGGTAGCAGATTTAGAAACTAAACCTACCAAAAAATCTCCAACAGCACCTTTTACAACTTCTACGTTACAGCAGGAAGCAGCAAGAAAATTATACTTGCCAGTTGGAATTACCATGCAATTAGCGCAGCGTTTATACGAAGCCGGACTTATTACTTATATGAGAACCGACTCGGTAAACCTTTCTAAAGAAGCAATGGATGCTGCACAAGCAGAAATCATAAAATCGTACGGGAAAGAATTCTCTAAACCGAGAACTTTTGCAAATAAAAGTAAAGGAGCTCAAGAGGCGCACGAAGCAATTCGTCCGACAGATATGTCTCGTCACACCGTAAATATCGACCGTGACCAAGCTCGTTTATACGATTTGATCTGGAAAAGAACTTTGGCTTCGCAAATGAGCGATGCACAGTTGGAAAGAACAAATGTAAAAATTGAAGCAGATAACCATAGTGAGATTTTTACAGCTTCTGGAGAAGTATTGCTTTTTGAAGGTTTCTTAAAAGTGTACTTAGAAGGACATGATGATGATGAGGAAGAGCAAGAAGGAATGCTTCCAGCTTTAAAAGTAAATGAGAAACTGGCAAATAACTATATTACAGCTACTGAACGATATTCAAGACCGCCTGCACGTTACACTGAGGCATCTCTAGTTAAAAAATTAGAGGAACTTGGAATCGGACGTCCGTCAACTTACGCACCAACAATTTCTACAATTATCAATAGAAATTATGTTGAAAAAGGAACTCTTGAAGGCGTAGAGCGTAATTATACACAGCTTACTTTGCAAAATAGTAAGGTAGGAGAAAAAGTTCTAAAAGAAAACACAGGTTCAGATAAAGGAAAATTGGTTCCTACAGATATCGGAACGATTGTTACTGATTTCTTGGTAAAGAATTTCGGAAACATTCTAGATTATAATTTTACTGCAAAAGTTGAGCAAGACTTTGATGAAATTGCCGAAGGAAATATTGACTGGGCAAAAATGATGCAGGATTTCTACAACAAATTTCACCCAAATGTAAAGGAAGTTGAAGCAAATGCAGAACGTGAAAGTGGAGAAAGAATTTTAGGAAAAGATGCAGATGGAAGACAGGTTTCTGTTCGTTTAGGAAAATTTGGACCAATGGCGCAAATTGGAGAAGCAGACGATGAAGATAAGAAGTTTGCTAGTTTAATGGCGGACCAGAATATTGGAAATATTACACTTGAAGAAGCTCTGAATTTGTTCTTGCTTCCAAAAAGTTTAGGAGAATATAAAGGAGAAGAAGTTGAAGTAAACAATGGCCGTTATGGACCTTATGTTCGTCATGGAAGTGTTTTTATATCATTACCAAGAGGAGAAGATCCGCTTAATGTTTCTAAAGAAAGAGCTCAGGAATTAATTGACGAAAAAGCACTTGCTGATGCGCCAATTGCGGTTTACAAAGGCGAAGCTGTTCAAAAAGGAGTGGGACGTTTTGGACCATTCATTAAATGGAACGGACTTTTTGTAAATGTGAGCAAGAAATACAATTTTGATAATCTTTCTCAAGCTGATGTTGAAGAATTGATTGAAGATAAACTTCAGAAAAACATTGATAAAGTTATTCATAACTGGGAAGAAGAAGGAATTGTAGTAGAGAAAGCCCGTTGGGGACGTTCTGTGATTCTGAAAGGTAAAGTCAAAATTGAATTAAGCAAAGATGTTGATGCAACAAAATTAACTCTGGCTCAAGTTCAAGAAATGATTGCTGCTAAAGCACCTGCAAAAAAAGCGCCTGCAAAGAAAACTGCGGCTAAAACAACAACAGCTAAAAAAGCCCCGGCTAAAAAAACAACTGCTAAAAAGAAATAA
- a CDS encoding formimidoylglutamase, with protein MEFDFLEPVNDAIVRFVGGLSSQELGSKVVFHTQDQFPDIAQINIAIIGVLEDRTNINMINEVNLSAVRKKLYSMFPGNWDASIADLGDILAGDSVEDTYFALKKVTAALIKNKVIPIVLGGSQDLTYALYRAYDDLEQMVNLVAVDNKFDFGKENESVSANSYLTKIIIDEPNNLFNYCNIGYQTYYNSQEEIDLIEKLFFDAYRLGEISNKITLAEPVFRDADLVSIDLNSVKSSASANMVTFEPNGFNGKEICALARYAGISDKVSSFGVFNHNSTLAESAIIAQIVWYFIEGYHYRSKEYPFGSRANYLKYIVPLEDEELIFYKSDKTDRWWIEIPYESNGSNKLKRNTLLPCSYEEYLSACNQELPERWWKAQRKNAL; from the coding sequence ATGGAATTTGATTTTCTAGAACCAGTTAATGATGCAATTGTAAGATTCGTCGGAGGACTGTCTTCACAAGAGCTTGGGAGTAAAGTTGTTTTTCATACCCAAGATCAGTTTCCTGATATTGCGCAGATAAATATTGCTATTATCGGTGTTTTAGAAGACCGTACAAACATCAATATGATTAATGAAGTTAATCTTTCTGCTGTACGTAAAAAGCTTTATAGTATGTTTCCAGGTAATTGGGATGCTTCGATAGCAGACCTTGGAGATATACTTGCAGGCGATTCTGTAGAGGACACTTATTTTGCATTAAAGAAAGTTACAGCTGCATTAATCAAGAATAAAGTCATACCTATAGTCCTAGGAGGTTCTCAGGATTTGACCTATGCTTTGTATCGTGCTTACGATGATTTAGAGCAGATGGTAAATTTGGTTGCAGTGGATAATAAATTTGATTTTGGTAAAGAAAATGAGTCGGTTTCTGCTAACTCTTACCTGACAAAAATTATTATTGATGAGCCTAATAATCTTTTTAATTACTGTAATATAGGATATCAAACTTATTATAATTCGCAAGAAGAAATTGACTTGATCGAAAAGTTGTTTTTTGATGCTTATAGATTGGGTGAAATTTCTAATAAAATAACTTTGGCAGAGCCAGTTTTTAGAGATGCAGACTTGGTTAGTATAGATTTAAATTCTGTAAAATCTTCTGCTTCAGCTAATATGGTTACTTTTGAGCCAAACGGATTTAATGGAAAAGAGATTTGTGCTTTGGCTAGATATGCTGGTATCAGTGATAAAGTTTCTTCTTTTGGAGTATTCAATCATAACAGTACATTGGCCGAATCGGCTATTATTGCTCAGATTGTATGGTATTTTATTGAAGGATATCACTACCGCTCAAAAGAATATCCATTTGGAAGTAGGGCTAACTATTTAAAGTATATAGTTCCGTTAGAAGATGAAGAACTGATATTCTATAAAAGCGATAAAACTGACCGTTGGTGGATCGAAATTCCATATGAATCAAATGGCAGCAATAAATTGAAAAGAAATACGTTATTACCTTGTTCTTACGAAGAATATTTGTCGGCTTGCAATCAAGAATTGCCAGAAAGATGGTGGAAAGCGCAACGAAAAAATGCTCTGTAG
- the gldK gene encoding gliding motility lipoprotein GldK, protein MKKFIAFAAMLTLVIGCGKSGDKGELVGVTGGKWHPEKPYGMTLVPGGSFIMGKSDADLANVEDAPTKTVTVRSFYMDETEITNSEYRQFVEWVKDSTMRVRLAILADETGQKATDGKGKKAGSIADYAFNDSDPEKMTAYDKYMYDNYYSVGTKDDPYAGRKLNRKVKLIKDTKAYPDEYYAEVMDSMYLPIEESYNGLRTIDVNKLKFRYSWMDIQAAAKAKVGKRSDFVKTEQVNVYPDTAVWIKDFAYSYNEPMHNDYFWHKAYGDYPVVGVTWKQAKAFCAWRTLNKNSYIKSKKKGRDLVNSFRLPTEAEWEYAARGGLESATYPWGGPYTKSDRGCFLANFKPSRGDYAADEALYTVEAKSYDVNGYGLYNMAGNVSEWTDSAYNPNAYEYVSTMNPNVIDGKNQRKVVRGGSWKDVAYFLQVSTRDHEYADSARSYIGFRTVQDYMGTQVTGNRKK, encoded by the coding sequence ATGAAGAAGTTTATTGCATTTGCAGCAATGTTAACACTAGTAATCGGCTGTGGTAAGTCTGGTGACAAAGGTGAATTAGTCGGTGTTACAGGAGGGAAATGGCATCCCGAGAAGCCTTATGGAATGACATTAGTTCCGGGTGGATCTTTTATTATGGGTAAATCAGATGCTGATTTAGCTAACGTGGAAGATGCTCCAACTAAAACTGTAACTGTTCGTTCATTCTATATGGATGAAACTGAGATTACAAATAGTGAGTATCGTCAATTTGTGGAGTGGGTAAAAGACTCTACAATGAGAGTTCGTTTAGCGATCTTAGCAGACGAAACTGGACAGAAAGCTACTGATGGAAAAGGTAAAAAAGCCGGAAGTATTGCTGATTATGCTTTTAACGACTCTGATCCAGAAAAAATGACAGCTTATGATAAATATATGTATGATAACTACTATAGTGTTGGTACAAAGGATGATCCATATGCTGGAAGAAAATTAAACAGAAAAGTAAAATTAATTAAAGATACTAAAGCTTATCCAGACGAGTACTACGCTGAAGTAATGGATTCTATGTATTTACCAATTGAAGAATCATATAATGGTTTAAGAACAATTGACGTAAATAAATTGAAATTCCGTTATTCTTGGATGGATATTCAAGCTGCTGCAAAAGCAAAAGTTGGAAAAAGAAGTGACTTCGTAAAAACAGAGCAGGTAAATGTTTATCCTGATACTGCAGTTTGGATTAAAGATTTTGCTTACTCGTACAATGAGCCAATGCATAATGATTATTTCTGGCACAAAGCTTACGGAGATTATCCAGTAGTGGGTGTGACTTGGAAACAAGCTAAAGCATTCTGTGCTTGGAGAACTTTAAACAAAAACAGCTACATTAAATCTAAGAAAAAAGGACGTGACTTAGTAAACTCTTTCAGATTGCCAACTGAGGCAGAATGGGAGTATGCTGCTAGAGGAGGTCTGGAGTCTGCTACTTATCCATGGGGAGGTCCTTATACTAAGAGTGATAGAGGTTGTTTCTTAGCAAACTTCAAACCAAGTAGAGGAGATTATGCTGCTGACGAAGCGCTTTACACAGTTGAAGCTAAATCATACGATGTAAATGGTTACGGATTATACAATATGGCAGGAAACGTGTCTGAGTGGACAGATTCAGCTTATAATCCAAACGCTTACGAATATGTATCAACAATGAATCCAAACGTAATTGATGGTAAAAACCAAAGAAAAGTAGTTCGCGGTGGTTCTTGGAAAGACGTTGCTTATTTCCTACAGGTAAGTACACGTGACCACGAATATGCTGATTCTGCAAGAAGTTATATCGGATTCAGAACTGTACAAGATTACATGGGTACTCAAGTTACAGGAAACAGAAAAAAGTAA